From the genome of Triticum aestivum cultivar Chinese Spring chromosome 1A, IWGSC CS RefSeq v2.1, whole genome shotgun sequence:
GAGGATGTTGGAGTTGCTCGTAGCTGATGGCCAAGCCACCGCTAAATGACATATTAAAACTCTGGTGCCAACAAAGCCATGGTGAGTACTACAGTGCTACAGGGAGATCAGACCAGCGACTGAAAACTGGTGCAAAATGCAGCGCAAGACCAGCTCAATCGGCTCCACGCAACAGAGGACACAGGCACACGATGCATGAAGACAATATGATTAGCACTCCAGTAGTCCCCGGCGCTTTCGTTGACCGCCATGGCCCAGCCTAACAAGCCACGAGACAAAACCCTATGCGCGCCACTGCCCACTGTGCCGCGCCACCACAAATCGACGAATCCTTGCACAAATCGACGTTACTACTTACTACTACAAAGCAGCAGAATTACGTACAGGGAGCGACCGAGCGAGCGATTAATCAGTGCGATTACTACATCATCAGCCATGCGATGCGGGTCTCAGAGCAAGAGGCAGCAGCAGAGCAGCGCGGAGGCCGACGGCCAGAGGGCGCCGCCCCTCGCGATGGCTCTGCCGGGGGAAGCGCCggagccgtcgccgccaccgcagaCGCCCACGCCGATCTCCTTCGTGGCGGCCCGGTCGTCCACGCACAGCCCCGGGTTGCCGCTCAGGTCGAGGTTCCGGCCGAGACGCCGGAGGAACGCGCCGTCGAACGGCACGGCGCCGTCCAGCCCGTTCTTGCTCAGGTTCAGGTGGTACATGCGCTTCAGCCGGCTCAGCCCCGCCGGGATCCGCCCGGTGAGGTTGTTGTTCTGCAGCGACAGCGTCGTCAGGCTCGTCAGCCGCCCAAACGTCTCCGGGATGGACCCCGAGTAGCCGGAGTTGGCCAGCCGCAGCTCCTGCAGCCGCGCGATGCCGCCCAGCTCGGGCTGCAGCGGCACGCCCATCGGGTTGTTCTCCATGATCAGGTACTGGAGGTCCCGGAGGCCGGCGAGGCCCGCGGGCAGGCGGCCGCTCAAGCCGTTGTTGCTCAGCGCCAGGAAGGTGAGGGAGCTGAGACCGGAGAAGGTGGCCGGGACGCTGCCCGTGAGGTTGTTGGAGCTCAGGTCCAGCTTCTGCAGCTGCGCGAGCCGGCCGAGCTTGCTCGGGATGGGGCCCGAGAAGGAGTTGTAGCTGAGGTCGAGGCCCTGGAGGCTCCGGAGCTCGCCGATCCGCGCCGGGATGGGGCCGGTGAGCGAGTTGTAGCTGAGGTCGAGGTGGACGAGGCCGGCGAGCTCGCCGATGCCCCGCGGGACCTCGCCGCGCACGAGCGGGTTCTGGGAGACGGTGAGCACCTGCAGCGACCGCAGGCTGGCGAGCTGCGGCGGCAGCGTGCCGGACAGCGAGGGGTTGGAGCGGATGCTGAGCTGCTGCAGGCGGGACGCGGAGAGGTTGGCCGCGGGCGGGAGGGCGAGCGCGGCGGTTTTGGCGGGGTTCTTGAAGCAGTCGACGAGGAAGAGCGACTGGAGGTGGGGCAGCGCGGAGAAGGCGTGGGTCGGGAACGCCGCGGCCTCCCTGCAGGCCGGGTTGGGCGGCACGCCGAAGTCGAGCCGGGTGACGCGCATCAGCCGCTTGTCGGCGGCGTCCGGCTTGCACTCGAGCCCCGGCCAGGGCGCGGCGCAGGGGTCGGTGCCCGAGGAGGAGCGCCAGTCGCGGTCGGAGGAGACGGCCTCCATGACGCGCAGCAGCGCCTCCCGCTCGGCCGGGTCCATGGCGGCGCCGGCCACGGcgaggagggagcagaggaggagcgcgacggcgGTGGCCGGCATCGTGCCGCGCGTCCGTGTGGGTGCTGGCTGGGTGGCTGGGTGGCTGCGTCTGCGGCCCGGGCCGGGGGGCGTCGCTTTTTGACGTCGtctcgtccgtccgtccgtccatggTTTATTGATTGGGCTATGGGAGTGAGTGAGGGCGGTGGGGGCGTctgactgactgactgactgacCTGAGGTGACGGGACTGGGGCCTGGCTGCCCCTGCCCGTGCAGGCTACAGAAACAGGCAGGGGAAGAACAGCGTTCGTGCGTGCGTGCGGGCTTTGCCGGGGAAATCCACTGTTACCGCCACCAACCTTTCTCTCCATTTGATTCGATCGGGGcctcgccggccggccggccggcaccGGATGTGATCGATCGATCTGCTGAAAGAAACCATGGGAAATTCCAAGAAATGGCCCCGTCTTTCCCCGATTCACACGCGCGGAAATCGGACTGCTCCCCGTAATATTTATTCACACTGGCCGTGATGGTCTGTCTTTCGCTTGGGGCGTGTTTGGTGGTCTCTCTTACCTTgaggcgtgtttggttgccgtagTCTACAGTGCCAAGGTGCACATGAGAAGATTGGCAATGCTGTAAAGACAGATTTGATAAGTATCAATCTGCCATCATAAGAAAGCATAGTAGAGCATCCAGTGAGCCTTCTTTCTATCCTTTGCATCattggaggaagaagacaatgatGACTTCAAAATGGCCATTAGCATGGATCTTTAATATGGATTTTCGGCGGCCGAGAAGAGAATCACAACTCGGCCATATACACATGAACCGGGATAGAGCAGAGGGCCATGCCAAGATTGTGAGAGATTATTTTGATATCAATCCAACTTATCTAGAAAAGTATTTCCGCTTGTGACTTCGGGTGCATACAAGTCTCTTTCTCACCATTGCAAAGCCGTGGAGAAGCATGCTGATTTGCTCAAACTCAGGAGGAGTGCATCGGAGAGATACGTGTGAGCCCTTTGATAAAGTGTATCACGACTGTTCGAGTGCTAGCATATGGGTGTTCGGCCAACGACGTTGGCGACTATGTCCGCATTAGAGAAGATACAATCTTGATGGCTGTTCAAATGCACCCAACGCCGTGATTGAGATCTTTGGGCCAGAGTACCTGATAGCACCATGTGATGAAGACACCGGGCTTTAAGCTCGGAACGAGGATGACATAGGATGCTTGGATCAATTGACTGCATGCACTAGACATAAAAGAATTTTCCTACAAGATGAAAAGGTTAATACAATGGCCACTGCAACAATCCAACAATCATTTCTTGATGTTGTTGCATCGGACGATCTATGGATTTCACATTCGTTCTTTGGATTGTTTAGCTCTCATGCATTGGCGGAGCTATAGGCATAGCTCTAGGCGAGCCAGAGGAGGCTAGATCAAGAAAATCCTCTGAAATTTCGTACTCTGCCACAAAATTTGCTCTACTCTTCACTGAATATTCGTTGGGCTGGGCGGGCCATAGCCTGGTTTGGCCCAGCCGTAGCTACGTCACTACTCTCATAATGACCTGAATGTGCTGTCGAGATCACCACTATTCGCTAGGCTTGGCAGAGATGCTCCTCTTGCAACTATGTTGTCAATGGTCACGAGTACATGAATGGTTACTACCTTGCAAATAGCATCTACCCTCCATGGACCATATTTGTCAAGACAATCCCATGTCCTAAAGGTAACAAGAGATTTCACTTTGCAATGCCTTAAGAGTCGACAAGTAAGGATGTGAAGACAACTTTTCGGTGTGCTTCAGAAGAGTTTTGGCATCAGTCATGACCATGCTGAGTattggaaccccaaggtgcgatggCAAATCATGACATGTTGTAGGGATTTCCATGCTGCATCATCTTGCGTAACATGATCATTGAAAATGAGAGAGGCATGCCTGAGAACTTTGGGTACATTTTTAACTAGGATCATGCTGAGCCAGAGAATGATGAAAAAATGATACAGAGATTCCTCGCAAGGCATCGCAGCATTGGAAACTGAGAAGTTCATACCCAACTCGAAGATGATCTATTTGAGCATGAGTAGCATCTCCATAGCACTGTGTAGTTGTGATTTTATCACGCTCTTTAATTCATTTGAACCATTCATTGTGTTTGAATTTGAATAATTTGGTTTCTAAACTATGAATTTATAATATCTGTGATTTGTGTGAAACTTATTTTTTTAATATTTGGATTAATATGTAGTTGAAATGTAGTATGTAAACAAAAATTAGAAAGATTTGGCAAAACAAATTTACTCCGCTAACTTTGAGTGGGCCGTGTCGATTAGAAACGATACTTTTGTAAGAagtaagggcttctttgattcaaaggattctcaaaggaattttggaggattctaatccttaggaattgtTCCTATCttgggcctcctttggtttgtaggaatttcataggaattctagaggataggattcttataggattttttcctttagagtcctttggttcataggaatagatttctattcctacataggattggttcctatcctccacatttcataggaaaataaggcctcctttggttcataggatagaaattttataggaataggaaaatcgtaggaagtgagatgacatgcatctcaattcctataaaggaagagatgtcatttgatgcataggataggaatttttccattgagtctaggctaatgtttttttcctccaaaatgtgaaggattgaatcctatcctacataggaataggaatccattcctataaaccaaagggcgtcaaaggaatttttcctttgcaaatcctatcctatagaattcctataaaattcctacaaatcaaaggaggcctaaaaatgagcctagactcaatggaaaaattcctttggtgtcaaccaaatgccatctcgtttcctattcctactagtaggatttgagatacatgtcatctcattttctacgaaattcctattcctacgataatcctatcctatgaaccaaaagaggccttggttgtttgattcgtaggattataaaccataga
Proteins encoded in this window:
- the LOC123064282 gene encoding receptor like protein 29, with product MPATAVALLLCSLLAVAGAAMDPAEREALLRVMEAVSSDRDWRSSSGTDPCAAPWPGLECKPDAADKRLMRVTRLDFGVPPNPACREAAAFPTHAFSALPHLQSLFLVDCFKNPAKTAALALPPAANLSASRLQQLSIRSNPSLSGTLPPQLASLRSLQVLTVSQNPLVRGEVPRGIGELAGLVHLDLSYNSLTGPIPARIGELRSLQGLDLSYNSFSGPIPSKLGRLAQLQKLDLSSNNLTGSVPATFSGLSSLTFLALSNNGLSGRLPAGLAGLRDLQYLIMENNPMGVPLQPELGGIARLQELRLANSGYSGSIPETFGRLTSLTTLSLQNNNLTGRIPAGLSRLKRMYHLNLSKNGLDGAVPFDGAFLRRLGRNLDLSGNPGLCVDDRAATKEIGVGVCGGGDGSGASPGRAIARGGALWPSASALLCCCLLL